A part of Bosea sp. (in: a-proteobacteria) genomic DNA contains:
- the cheB gene encoding chemotaxis-specific protein-glutamate methyltransferase CheB has protein sequence MSFSATVSDAHGAPASAKVLIVDDSVVARGLFSRWVSENPRLAVAGVAADGMNAVRSAAQLQPDIIILDLDMPVMDGLTALPEILNASPASSIIVAPILTARSAGLAMQCLSLGAVDIQPKPETNRDLTMSLSFREELMHKLEGLIGANPEAQRPRPATAAAPGPIETQRREPVRVEAREAAPSLRLDVKPRILLIGSSTGGPRAVTRLLADLGEPAVRLPVIVVQHMPAGFTVSFAEQLRGRLGRPAREAVHGEALVAGGIYVAPGGRHLRLDKVDGQPRLLIEDSPPVKFCRPSVDVLFNDAAHVFGASALGVILTGMGSDGLDGARRLRTAGARIVAQDQASSVVWGMPGSVVREGLANCVLPIQSMGGFITAALQAGARS, from the coding sequence ATGTCTTTTTCCGCAACCGTTTCCGACGCGCATGGAGCGCCTGCATCGGCCAAGGTGCTGATCGTCGACGATTCGGTCGTCGCACGGGGCCTGTTCAGCCGCTGGGTGTCCGAAAACCCCAGGCTCGCGGTTGCCGGCGTCGCAGCCGACGGCATGAACGCGGTGCGCTCTGCGGCGCAGCTTCAGCCGGACATCATCATCCTCGATCTCGACATGCCCGTGATGGACGGGTTGACGGCGCTGCCCGAAATCCTCAACGCCAGTCCGGCCAGTTCCATCATCGTGGCCCCGATCCTCACCGCCCGCAGCGCCGGCCTCGCCATGCAGTGCCTGTCGCTGGGCGCGGTGGACATCCAGCCCAAGCCTGAAACCAACCGCGACCTCACCATGTCGCTCAGCTTCCGCGAGGAGCTCATGCACAAGCTCGAAGGCCTGATCGGCGCAAACCCGGAGGCGCAGCGCCCGCGCCCCGCCACGGCGGCCGCACCGGGGCCCATCGAAACGCAGCGGCGCGAGCCTGTCCGCGTCGAGGCCCGCGAGGCGGCGCCCTCGCTGCGGCTCGACGTCAAGCCGCGCATCCTGCTGATCGGCTCCTCCACGGGCGGGCCCAGGGCTGTGACCCGGTTGCTCGCAGACCTTGGGGAGCCCGCAGTGCGCCTGCCCGTGATCGTGGTGCAGCACATGCCCGCAGGTTTCACCGTCTCCTTTGCCGAGCAGCTCCGGGGCCGGCTGGGCCGCCCCGCGCGCGAGGCGGTGCATGGCGAGGCTCTCGTGGCGGGCGGCATCTATGTCGCCCCAGGGGGGCGGCACCTGCGCCTCGACAAGGTCGATGGTCAGCCACGCCTGCTGATCGAGGACAGCCCGCCGGTGAAGTTCTGCCGACCTTCCGTCGACGTGCTGTTCAATGACGCAGCCCATGTCTTCGGCGCCAGCGCGCTCGGCGTCATCCTGACCGGCATGGGATCGGACGGCCTTGATGGCGCGCGTCGGCTTCGGACTGCGGGCGCCCGGATCGTGGCTCAGGATCAGGCCTCAAGCGTGGTCTGGGGCATGCCCGGCTCGGTCGTGCGCGAGGGGTTGGCGAATTGCGTGCTGCCCATCCAGTCCATGGGTGGGTTCATCACGGCGGCGCTTCAGGCAGGAGCGCGCTCATGA
- a CDS encoding response regulator transcription factor gives MRVLLIEDDSATAQSIELMLKSESFNVYTTDLGEEGVDLGKLYDYDIILLDLNLPDMSGYEVLRSLRVAKVKTPILILSGLAGIEDKVRGLGFGADDYLTKPFHKDEMVARIHAIVRRSKGHAQSVITTGDLIVNLDTKTVEVDAQRVHLTGKEYQMLELLSLRKGTTLTKEMFLNHLYGGMDEPELKIIDVFICKLRKKLANASDGKNYIETVWGRGYVLREPSEAEERITA, from the coding sequence ATGCGCGTTCTGCTGATTGAAGATGACAGCGCCACAGCTCAGAGCATTGAGCTGATGCTGAAATCGGAGAGCTTCAACGTCTATACGACGGACCTTGGCGAAGAAGGCGTCGACCTGGGCAAGCTCTACGATTATGATATCATCCTTCTTGATCTGAACTTGCCCGACATGTCGGGTTACGAAGTTCTGCGCAGCCTCCGTGTCGCGAAGGTGAAGACGCCCATCCTCATCCTGTCAGGCCTCGCCGGCATCGAGGACAAGGTCCGCGGCCTCGGCTTCGGCGCCGACGACTATCTCACCAAGCCCTTCCACAAGGACGAAATGGTGGCGCGCATCCACGCCATCGTGCGCCGATCGAAGGGCCATGCCCAGTCTGTCATCACCACCGGCGACCTGATCGTGAACCTGGACACCAAGACGGTGGAGGTGGATGCCCAGCGCGTGCATCTGACCGGCAAGGAATACCAGATGCTGGAGCTGCTCTCGCTTCGCAAGGGCACGACGCTCACCAAGGAAATGTTCCTGAACCACCTTTATGGCGGTATGGACGAGCCCGAACTCAAGATCATCGACGTGTTCATCTGCAAGCTGCGCAAGAAGCTCGCCAATGCGTCGGACGGCAAGAACTACATCGAGACGGTGTGGGGCCGGGGCTACGTGCTGCGCGAGCCTTCCGAGGCGGAAGAGCGCATCACGGCCTGA
- a CDS encoding response regulator, whose protein sequence is MKHCLVVDDSAVIRKIARRILEGHSVRVTEAEDGQQAITACKQRMPDGVLLDWNMPVMDGYDFLRDLRQMPGGKEPKVVFCTTENDISHIARAIHAGADEYIMKPFDSEILASKFQQIGMIQVES, encoded by the coding sequence GTGAAACATTGCCTGGTCGTCGATGACTCCGCAGTCATCCGGAAAATCGCCCGGCGCATCCTCGAAGGCCATTCCGTCCGCGTGACTGAAGCCGAGGATGGCCAGCAGGCGATTACTGCCTGCAAGCAGCGCATGCCCGACGGCGTGCTGCTCGACTGGAACATGCCCGTGATGGACGGATACGATTTCCTGCGCGACCTTCGGCAGATGCCCGGCGGCAAGGAACCCAAGGTGGTGTTCTGCACCACCGAGAACGACATCTCCCACATTGCCCGCGCCATACATGCCGGCGCCGACGAATACATCATGAAGCCTTTCGACAGCGAGATCCTCGCCTCGAAGTTCCAGCAGATCGGCATGATCCAGGTCGAATCCTGA
- a CDS encoding chemotaxis protein CheW yields the protein MIASSAPDTAAPRAVQVHALADSDLEYVTLTIRDQTFGLPIADVHEVFATHQITTVPLAPAAIKGLLNLRGRVVTALCMRTLLGLGDAGAVPECMAIGVEMEGEPFALLVDRVGDVMRLPLATLEPNPIHIDENWQNLSRGVHRLETSILVVVDLGKIIASQSLAS from the coding sequence ATGATCGCCAGCAGCGCTCCCGACACCGCGGCGCCTCGCGCAGTGCAGGTCCACGCGCTGGCCGACAGCGATCTCGAGTACGTCACGCTCACCATTCGCGACCAGACCTTCGGGCTGCCCATCGCGGATGTGCACGAGGTCTTCGCCACTCACCAGATCACCACGGTGCCGCTCGCCCCCGCGGCCATCAAGGGCCTGCTCAACCTGCGCGGGCGCGTGGTGACGGCGCTGTGCATGCGCACCCTCCTGGGCCTGGGCGATGCCGGCGCTGTCCCCGAGTGCATGGCCATCGGCGTAGAGATGGAGGGCGAGCCCTTCGCGCTGCTGGTGGACCGGGTGGGCGACGTCATGCGGCTGCCCCTCGCCACTCTGGAGCCCAACCCGATACACATCGACGAGAATTGGCAGAATTTATCGCGCGGCGTTCACCGCCTTGAAACCAGTATCCTTGTAGTAGTGGACCTTGGGAAGATCATTGCCAGCCAGAGCCTGGCTTCGTGA
- a CDS encoding protein-glutamate O-methyltransferase CheR — protein sequence MIEADVTFLRDLLLKRSGLSLSADKRYLLESRLSMVCRQFAVPDLATLVRQVRAGHAGLTTAVVEAMTTNETLFFRDGAPFRNLRELLLPALIKAREAERTIRIWCAAASSGQEPYSIAMVLDEMAPQLLGWRVDVLATDISAEIIEKARQGYYTQFEVQRGLPVQLLLKHFTQDGKRWRVSEQLRRMVTFKQHNLVNPQGSLGRFDIIFCRNVLIYFDLPTKARVFDTLARHLAADGFLTLGAAETVMGVTEAFISDRATRGVYQLAPPRPPRRPAPPPASMGASMAASLAVSLAAPTRGATPPLPARPGASARARASSLVVVGSGLRSN from the coding sequence ATGATCGAGGCCGACGTCACATTCCTGCGCGATCTCCTGCTCAAGCGTTCGGGCCTGTCCCTGTCGGCGGACAAGCGCTATCTGCTCGAAAGCCGCCTTTCGATGGTCTGCCGTCAGTTCGCTGTGCCCGATCTTGCCACGCTGGTGCGCCAGGTGCGGGCCGGCCACGCCGGCCTGACCACGGCCGTGGTCGAGGCAATGACCACCAACGAGACGCTGTTCTTCCGCGATGGCGCGCCGTTCCGGAATTTGCGGGAACTGCTGCTGCCGGCCCTCATCAAGGCGCGGGAGGCGGAACGCACGATCCGTATCTGGTGCGCGGCCGCCTCATCGGGCCAGGAGCCCTATTCGATCGCGATGGTGCTCGACGAGATGGCTCCCCAGCTTCTCGGCTGGCGCGTGGATGTCCTCGCCACGGATATCTCTGCGGAGATCATCGAAAAGGCGCGGCAGGGCTACTACACCCAGTTCGAGGTGCAAAGGGGCCTGCCCGTGCAGCTGTTGCTCAAGCACTTCACACAGGATGGCAAGCGTTGGCGGGTCAGCGAGCAGCTGCGGCGCATGGTGACCTTCAAGCAGCACAACCTCGTCAACCCGCAAGGCTCGCTCGGCAGATTCGACATCATCTTCTGCCGCAACGTGCTGATCTATTTTGACCTGCCGACCAAGGCCCGGGTCTTCGACACGCTGGCGCGGCATCTGGCGGCGGACGGCTTTCTGACGCTGGGCGCCGCCGAGACAGTGATGGGCGTCACGGAGGCCTTCATCAGCGATCGCGCCACACGCGGCGTCTATCAGCTCGCCCCGCCCCGGCCGCCACGCCGGCCAGCGCCTCCGCCGGCTTCCATGGGAGCTTCAATGGCAGCTTCCTTGGCAGTTTCCTTGGCAGCGCCGACGCGAGGCGCCACGCCGCCGCTGCCGGCGCGCCCTGGAGCGTCAGCGAGGGCGCGGGCGTCGTCGCTGGTTGTCGTCGGCTCCGGCCTTCGCTCCAACTGA
- a CDS encoding hybrid sensor histidine kinase/response regulator, with amino-acid sequence MDDLLQEFLTESHEHLDTVDRQMIEFEIDPSNDQIVRNIFRLVHTIKGTCGFLGLHRLERLAHSGETLLGQLRDGVPVTPEAVTLILASIDRIKMILGGLERSGAEPAGNDDDLIAELEAISAALKPATAKLSRPLKPDEVSLDELERAFLEAEGPDESVFAPAAPAPVMASASAAPASPAPAPALPERSVDEAPDSRIAAQTIRVQVGTLEHLMTMVSELVLTRNQLLEIARRTDDDASFKATLQRLSHITAELQDNVMKTRMQPIGNAWNKLPRMIRDLSAELGKKIELILEGANTELDRQVLEQIKDPLTHLVRNAADHGIELPTERMRAGKPEIGRIRVSASHEGGSISIRIADDGKGLDIDRIRGKAQEAGLANPAEIARMTDAQVARFIFHAGLTTAAAVTNVSGRGVGMDVVKSNIDAIGGTIVITSEPGHGATFVVRIPLTLAIVSALIVAIGEQRYAIPQAVVRELVRVRPDSSHTIERLNGASVLRLRERLLPVVSLSKVLASESMSEDNGFVVVTQIGQQQFGILVDGVLQTEEIVVKPMSGRLKAIPLFSGNTILGDGAVVLILDPNGLARTVGNIEPKEEAAEQQGAEAGKAGEGLQTILVFQGGGGALKAVPLSLVTRLEEIDAASIEYVSGRALVQYRGRLMPLIPASERLELQRDGLQPLVIFSDGHRTMGLAVEAIVDIMEARADIELANAQPGVLGSAVIGGRATEMIDLAHYLPQAFPDWLTSARPAPGSSRDVLLVEQSEFLREMLAPVIRAAGYHPICCAGADQARAALGAARPLAAIIVDVEHPASGGLEVIAEARGKGRHADVTLLGLASAPHVALMARSVDAGLRDIIGKFDRHSLMAALGALPDTTRKAA; translated from the coding sequence ATGGACGACCTGCTTCAAGAGTTCCTGACGGAGTCGCACGAGCACCTCGACACTGTCGACAGGCAGATGATCGAGTTCGAGATCGATCCATCGAACGACCAGATCGTGCGCAACATCTTCCGGCTCGTGCACACGATCAAGGGCACATGCGGATTTCTCGGCCTGCACCGGCTGGAAAGGCTCGCCCATTCCGGCGAGACGCTGCTGGGCCAGTTGCGTGACGGAGTGCCCGTCACGCCAGAGGCGGTGACGCTGATCCTGGCCTCGATCGACCGCATCAAGATGATCCTCGGCGGCCTGGAGCGCAGCGGCGCGGAGCCTGCCGGCAATGATGATGACCTGATCGCCGAGCTTGAGGCGATCAGCGCCGCGCTGAAGCCGGCCACCGCAAAGCTGTCGCGCCCTCTCAAGCCCGACGAGGTTTCGCTCGATGAGCTTGAGCGCGCCTTTCTCGAAGCGGAAGGCCCGGACGAGAGCGTTTTCGCCCCGGCAGCCCCGGCTCCCGTGATGGCTTCCGCATCTGCCGCGCCCGCTTCGCCAGCCCCGGCCCCGGCCCTGCCGGAGCGCAGCGTGGATGAAGCACCGGATTCGCGCATCGCAGCGCAGACGATCCGCGTGCAGGTGGGCACGCTCGAGCACCTGATGACCATGGTGTCGGAACTGGTGCTGACCCGCAACCAGCTGCTCGAGATCGCGAGGCGCACCGACGACGACGCCTCCTTCAAGGCGACGCTCCAGCGGCTATCCCACATCACGGCCGAGCTGCAGGACAACGTGATGAAGACGCGGATGCAGCCCATCGGCAATGCCTGGAACAAGCTGCCGCGCATGATCCGCGACCTGTCTGCGGAGCTTGGCAAGAAGATCGAGCTGATCCTCGAAGGCGCCAACACCGAGCTGGACCGGCAGGTCCTCGAGCAGATCAAGGACCCGCTCACCCATTTGGTGCGCAACGCCGCCGATCACGGCATTGAGCTCCCCACGGAGCGCATGCGCGCCGGCAAGCCCGAGATCGGCCGCATCAGGGTCAGCGCCAGCCATGAGGGCGGGTCGATAAGCATCCGCATCGCAGACGACGGCAAGGGCCTCGACATCGACCGGATCCGCGGCAAGGCGCAGGAGGCCGGCCTCGCCAACCCTGCCGAGATTGCCAGGATGACCGACGCGCAGGTTGCGCGCTTCATCTTCCATGCAGGCCTCACCACCGCCGCCGCCGTGACCAATGTCTCCGGGCGCGGCGTGGGCATGGATGTCGTGAAGTCGAACATCGACGCCATCGGCGGCACGATCGTCATCACCTCGGAGCCCGGCCACGGCGCCACCTTCGTGGTCAGGATTCCGCTCACGCTGGCCATCGTCTCGGCGCTGATCGTGGCCATTGGTGAACAGCGCTATGCCATTCCCCAGGCCGTCGTGCGCGAGTTGGTGCGCGTCCGGCCAGACTCCAGCCACACCATAGAACGCCTGAACGGCGCCAGCGTCCTCCGGCTGCGTGAACGGCTCCTGCCGGTGGTCTCGCTCTCGAAGGTCCTGGCCAGCGAGTCGATGTCCGAGGATAACGGCTTCGTCGTGGTGACGCAGATCGGCCAGCAGCAGTTCGGCATCCTGGTGGACGGCGTGCTGCAGACCGAGGAAATCGTCGTCAAGCCGATGTCAGGCAGGCTCAAGGCGATTCCGCTGTTCTCGGGCAACACCATCCTCGGCGACGGCGCCGTCGTCCTCATCCTCGATCCCAACGGGCTGGCGCGGACGGTCGGCAACATCGAGCCGAAGGAGGAAGCCGCCGAGCAGCAGGGCGCAGAGGCCGGCAAGGCCGGCGAGGGATTGCAGACCATCCTCGTCTTTCAGGGCGGGGGCGGCGCGCTGAAGGCGGTGCCGCTCTCGCTGGTGACGCGGCTCGAGGAGATCGACGCCGCCAGCATCGAGTATGTCTCGGGCCGCGCGCTCGTGCAGTATCGCGGCCGCCTGATGCCGCTCATCCCGGCCAGCGAACGGCTGGAGCTCCAGCGCGATGGGCTGCAGCCGCTCGTGATCTTCTCCGATGGCCACCGCACAATGGGGCTCGCCGTCGAAGCCATCGTGGACATCATGGAGGCGCGCGCCGACATCGAACTGGCCAACGCACAGCCCGGCGTGCTCGGCTCGGCCGTGATTGGCGGCCGCGCCACGGAGATGATCGATCTCGCGCACTATCTGCCACAGGCCTTCCCCGATTGGCTCACAAGCGCCCGCCCCGCCCCGGGAAGCAGCCGCGATGTGCTTCTGGTCGAACAGTCCGAATTCCTCCGCGAGATGCTCGCCCCGGTGATCCGCGCCGCCGGCTATCATCCCATCTGCTGCGCCGGAGCTGACCAGGCGCGCGCCGCGCTGGGCGCGGCGCGTCCGCTCGCCGCGATCATCGTCGATGTCGAACACCCGGCGAGCGGCGGGCTTGAGGTGATCGCCGAAGCGCGGGGCAAAGGCCGGCACGCAGACGTGACCTTGCTGGGGCTCGCCTCCGCGCCTCATGTGGCGCTGATGGCGCGCAGCGTCGACGCCGGCCTGCGCGACATCATCGGCAAGTTCGATCGCCATAGCCTCATGGCCGCGCTGGGCGCACTGCCTGACACCACGAGGAAGGCAGCATGA
- a CDS encoding histidine phosphotransferase yields the protein MTEASAPALAVTLDGLDLASLLCSRVCHDVISPVGAIVNGIELYDTGDASMKEFAIDLVRKSSRQASARLQFARIAFGAAGSAGAMIDTGDAGNVAQAFFADEKIKIDWQVPRALLPKNQVKLVLNLVMVATHAIPRGGVLTVTGTLDGEQGDFTISAAGINARMPHNAEDLLAGRAQNGVVDAHAIQSYYAGQIARAANMSVSLAIAGDVVTIRACRAD from the coding sequence ATGACTGAAGCTTCCGCGCCGGCCCTTGCCGTCACGCTCGACGGGCTCGACCTCGCCAGCCTGCTGTGCAGCCGGGTCTGCCACGACGTCATCAGCCCGGTCGGCGCCATCGTCAACGGCATCGAGCTTTATGACACCGGCGACGCCTCGATGAAGGAATTCGCCATCGATCTGGTGCGCAAGAGCTCACGCCAGGCTTCGGCGCGGCTGCAGTTCGCCCGCATCGCGTTTGGGGCAGCAGGCTCTGCCGGAGCCATGATCGACACCGGCGACGCCGGCAACGTGGCCCAGGCCTTTTTCGCCGACGAGAAGATCAAGATCGACTGGCAGGTTCCCCGCGCCCTGCTACCCAAGAACCAGGTGAAGCTCGTGCTCAACCTCGTCATGGTGGCCACCCACGCCATTCCGCGCGGCGGCGTGCTGACAGTCACCGGCACGCTTGACGGCGAGCAGGGCGACTTCACCATCAGCGCAGCCGGCATCAATGCCCGCATGCCGCATAATGCCGAGGATCTGCTGGCAGGCCGGGCCCAGAATGGCGTGGTCGATGCCCATGCCATCCAGTCCTATTACGCCGGACAGATCGCGCGGGCCGCCAACATGAGCGTCAGCCTCGCCATCGCTGGCGACGTGGTCACGATCAGGGCTTGCAGGGCAGACTGA